From a single Aestuariibius sp. HNIBRBA575 genomic region:
- a CDS encoding nucleotidyltransferase family protein produces the protein MTPTSALYFAAGLGTRMRPLSDNTPKPLIKVAGKTLLDHALAIGTEARVKTNVVNIHYLADQVRAHLSDAEIVFSDETSALLETGGGLKHARPLLGNDPVFTMNTDAVWTRPNPFQTLASAWDPSKMQALLLLVPVENALGYSGVGDFEHLPDGRIQRGPGQVYTGAQIINPSILDGFSDGSFSLNLVWDQLLRDRTIFGVTYTGKWCDVGQPDSIPLAETLIENS, from the coding sequence ATGACACCAACTTCTGCTTTGTATTTTGCGGCCGGATTGGGCACCCGAATGCGCCCGCTTTCGGACAACACGCCAAAACCCTTGATCAAAGTGGCTGGAAAAACGCTTTTGGATCATGCGCTTGCCATTGGTACAGAGGCCAGAGTTAAAACCAACGTCGTTAACATTCATTACCTAGCGGATCAGGTTCGGGCGCATTTAAGTGATGCCGAAATCGTCTTTTCCGATGAAACATCTGCGCTGCTGGAAACGGGTGGCGGATTAAAACACGCTAGGCCATTGCTGGGAAACGACCCGGTTTTCACGATGAACACCGACGCGGTTTGGACCCGTCCCAACCCTTTCCAAACGCTCGCATCGGCGTGGGATCCGTCAAAAATGCAAGCGCTGTTATTGCTGGTACCAGTCGAAAATGCGCTTGGATATTCGGGGGTTGGGGATTTTGAGCATCTGCCAGATGGCCGCATTCAAAGAGGTCCCGGGCAGGTTTACACAGGTGCGCAAATTATCAATCCCTCGATTTTGGACGGGTTTTCTGATGGTTCTTTTTCGCTCAACCTTGTTTGGGATCAACTGCTAAGAGACCGAACAATTTTTGGCGTAACCTACACCGGAAAATGGTGTGACGTTGGCCAGCCAGATAGCATCCCGCTGGCTGAAACTTTGATTGAGAATTCGTAA
- a CDS encoding aminoglycoside phosphotransferase family protein, translated as MTDRGQILSTFLLKSGFSSWNRQPLTGDASSRRYERLTNGGKTRILMDCPPELDQSLGRFISVSSQLNNAGLCAPAIEHCDENQGFVIMEDLGALTYANWLSAPETDETQLYLATVDVFERLNEIQIPSDFDRLDPPHAAQMITPAMDWYATHACADAKAAIISELGTVLAHVAPHPNTFALRDFHAENLIWRPDQLGLAKIGLLDFQDAVAAQATYDVVSLLTDARRDVDEHAARVTKSAMMRALSQDKDEFDAEFAAVSIQRNLRILGIFARLAERDGKTRYLEFMPRVWRHIDDALNHPVMTTLRPLVQDAFLSPQEKYSR; from the coding sequence GTGACTGATCGCGGACAAATACTCAGCACTTTTTTGTTGAAATCTGGTTTTTCCAGCTGGAACAGGCAGCCGCTGACTGGTGATGCCTCAAGTCGTAGATATGAACGCCTCACAAACGGTGGAAAGACCCGTATTTTAATGGATTGTCCGCCCGAATTGGACCAATCTTTGGGTCGATTTATTTCTGTTTCGTCCCAATTGAACAATGCGGGTTTGTGCGCTCCTGCGATTGAACATTGTGATGAAAATCAAGGGTTTGTCATCATGGAGGACCTTGGCGCATTAACCTATGCAAATTGGTTGTCTGCCCCCGAAACCGATGAAACCCAATTATACCTCGCCACGGTGGATGTGTTTGAACGGTTAAACGAAATTCAGATTCCTTCTGACTTTGACCGGCTAGACCCGCCTCATGCGGCGCAAATGATTACCCCCGCTATGGATTGGTATGCCACACATGCCTGCGCCGATGCGAAGGCTGCCATAATTTCGGAGCTCGGAACTGTTCTTGCGCATGTCGCCCCTCACCCTAATACCTTTGCGTTACGGGATTTTCATGCAGAAAACTTGATCTGGCGCCCTGATCAATTGGGGCTCGCGAAAATTGGATTGTTGGATTTCCAAGATGCCGTCGCTGCGCAGGCCACGTACGATGTTGTTTCATTGTTAACGGATGCCCGGCGCGATGTGGACGAACACGCCGCAAGGGTAACAAAATCAGCGATGATGCGCGCGCTAAGTCAAGACAAAGACGAATTTGACGCTGAATTTGCCGCGGTCAGCATACAGCGCAACCTTCGGATCCTTGGGATTTTTGCGCGGCTGGCTGAAAGAGACGGCAAAACCAGATACCTTGAATTTATGCCGCGCGTTTGGCGCCATATTGACGACGCCTTAAACCACCCTGTCATGACGACGCTTCGGCCGCTCGTTCAAGATGCATTCCTTTCCCCTCAGGAAAAATATTCGCGATGA
- the tsaE gene encoding tRNA (adenosine(37)-N6)-threonylcarbamoyltransferase complex ATPase subunit type 1 TsaE yields the protein MTWHSGTISLKDERATIELADLIAPALKLGDTLLLSGAIGAGKSFFSRAIIRHIFGQDTEVPSPTFTLVQTYSNDETEVWHCDLYRLLNPDDIFELGLDEAFETAICLIEWPDRLGQDTPENALNLEFRAETTGHSVQISGPETWSQLFGGRSD from the coding sequence ATGACATGGCATTCGGGTACGATTTCTCTCAAAGATGAACGGGCGACGATCGAATTGGCGGATCTCATCGCTCCTGCGCTCAAACTTGGCGACACCTTACTGCTGTCTGGGGCGATCGGCGCCGGAAAATCCTTTTTCTCACGCGCAATCATCAGACATATTTTCGGACAAGATACCGAAGTACCTTCGCCAACTTTCACCTTGGTTCAGACCTATTCCAACGATGAAACTGAGGTTTGGCATTGTGATTTGTACCGATTGCTGAACCCCGATGACATTTTTGAACTCGGCCTGGATGAGGCGTTTGAAACCGCGATTTGCCTCATCGAATGGCCAGACCGTTTGGGTCAAGATACGCCTGAAAACGCTCTGAATTTGGAGTTCAGAGCAGAGACTACAGGGCATTCGGTGCAAATTTCTGGACCGGAGACTTGGTCGCAATTGTTCGGGGGGCGCAGTGACTGA
- a CDS encoding PAS-domain containing protein translates to MLSSFNFQLLFVSVASILSAGIILALTAWIFDKKRMNARQLLKEVEGQAVFLFDDTDLIDATPEAQRLFGDTTSDRPDWEHFLALLSPRYPELRSRLEKLADESQITIHPKDDETGWIEAEYWDGLARITLHDSTQDAHYGMSAIAIDALEDELNTLRSLAEDAPQLIWKQEEEGAITWANRAYLTLADALHPSATPGVTAWPPAKIFETIGPAPAHGQPSVRRVAIRIPGATDEDWFEVTSMRRGTGSIHFAMDSNSTVRAEVAQRHFVQTLTKTFANLSTGIAIFDRQRKLVMFNPSLLDLTNLPVEFLSARPQIQAMLDRLREGRMLPEPKDYVSWRDQMTALENAATNGTYSEHWTLPGGQTYRVTGRPHPDGAIAFLFEDISAEISLTRRFRSEIELGHAVLDQVQEAIAVFSGSGTLTMTNKAYRELWESLPETTLTDIRLTEELHSWQNSCTPSSVWVELRGFLDDPLSQQEEWTKATRMKDGRMLNCRCKTLPGGSVMFGFSPGNSARIPALGEHNFRSTRSEEIPATA, encoded by the coding sequence ATGCTGTCGTCATTTAATTTTCAGCTTTTGTTCGTTTCCGTTGCATCAATTTTGTCCGCAGGGATTATTCTGGCTCTGACGGCGTGGATATTTGATAAAAAGCGGATGAACGCACGGCAATTGCTAAAAGAGGTCGAAGGTCAGGCCGTTTTTCTTTTTGACGACACCGATTTGATCGATGCAACACCCGAAGCCCAGCGCCTGTTCGGCGACACAACCAGCGACCGGCCGGATTGGGAACATTTCCTCGCTCTGTTGTCACCGCGATATCCGGAACTGCGATCCCGTTTGGAAAAACTAGCGGATGAAAGCCAGATCACCATCCACCCCAAGGACGATGAAACAGGCTGGATCGAGGCGGAATATTGGGATGGTCTGGCGCGCATAACATTGCATGACAGCACCCAAGACGCCCATTACGGCATGAGCGCTATCGCCATCGACGCGCTGGAGGATGAGTTAAACACGCTACGCAGCCTTGCCGAAGATGCGCCGCAACTGATTTGGAAACAAGAAGAAGAAGGCGCAATCACATGGGCTAACCGTGCATATCTAACGCTTGCTGATGCCCTGCACCCTTCTGCCACACCGGGCGTAACCGCTTGGCCTCCGGCGAAAATATTTGAAACAATCGGCCCCGCACCTGCGCATGGTCAACCCAGCGTCAGACGTGTGGCGATCCGCATCCCGGGCGCAACAGACGAGGATTGGTTCGAAGTGACCAGCATGCGACGCGGCACCGGATCGATTCATTTTGCGATGGACTCCAACAGCACAGTTCGCGCCGAAGTCGCCCAGCGCCACTTCGTGCAAACTCTGACAAAAACCTTTGCCAATCTGTCCACCGGCATCGCGATTTTTGATCGGCAGCGAAAACTCGTCATGTTCAACCCATCGCTGTTAGATCTGACAAACTTACCGGTCGAATTTCTCAGCGCCCGCCCCCAGATCCAAGCGATGCTCGATCGATTGAGAGAGGGCCGGATGTTGCCTGAGCCCAAGGATTATGTCAGCTGGCGGGATCAAATGACCGCCTTGGAAAACGCGGCGACAAATGGGACCTATAGCGAACATTGGACGCTTCCGGGCGGGCAAACTTATCGTGTCACCGGTCGTCCACACCCCGACGGAGCCATCGCATTTTTGTTCGAAGATATCAGCGCTGAAATTTCCCTAACTCGCAGATTTCGCTCAGAAATTGAGCTTGGTCATGCGGTGTTGGACCAAGTCCAAGAGGCCATCGCGGTTTTCTCCGGCTCTGGGACATTGACGATGACAAACAAAGCATACCGCGAGCTGTGGGAATCCCTTCCCGAAACCACGCTAACCGACATTCGTTTGACCGAAGAACTGCACAGCTGGCAAAATAGCTGCACTCCCAGCTCTGTCTGGGTAGAGCTGCGGGGGTTTCTGGATGACCCATTATCCCAACAAGAAGAATGGACCAAAGCCACACGCATGAAAGACGGAAGGATGCTGAACTGCCGTTGCAAAACCTTACCTGGCGGATCGGTCATGTTCGGGTTTAGCCCGGGGAATTCTGCACGCATTCCCGCGCTGGGTGAACATAATTTCCGTTCCACTCGTTCCGAAGAGATTCCAGCGACCGCATGA